In Xiphophorus maculatus strain JP 163 A chromosome 18, X_maculatus-5.0-male, whole genome shotgun sequence, a single genomic region encodes these proteins:
- the galnt17 gene encoding polypeptide N-acetylgalactosaminyltransferase 17 isoform X2, translating into MERSEQLKGPLEDYVNKRYPGLVKIVRNQKREGLIRARIEGWKVATAEVTGFFDAHVEFTPSWAEPVLARIKEDHKRIILPSIDNIKHDTFEVERYENSGHGYNWELWCMYINPPKQWWDEGDMSAPIRTPAMIGCSFVANRDYFGELGLLDSGMDVYGGENIELGIRVWLCGGSMEVLPCSRVAHIARMKKPYHSNIAFHTRRNALRVAEVWMDEYKSNVYLAWNIPMENHGIDYGDVSQRVALRKNLQCKSFQWYLDNVYPEMRRYNNTVFYGEIRNSKVSHLCMDQGMKENHTATLHPCHGWGPQLGRYTKEGQLFLGPLGSTGDDTRCVVDDQISSFPQLLNCDKVTNAKQKTWSFSQNDSIVNRATGRCLEVVPANVYFGHLLVLQPCSGQRWTIKNAMKQ; encoded by the exons ATGGAAAGATCCG AGCAGCTGAAGGGACCGCTGGAGGATTACGTGAACAAGCGCTACCCTGGGCTGGTCAAGATCGTCAGAAACCAGAAGAGAGAAGGACTGATCCGGGCCAGAATCGAGGGCTGGAAGGTGGCGACGGCGGAAGTTACCGGGTTCTTTGATGCCCATGTGGAGTTTACTCCGTCATG GGCCGAGCCGGTGTTGGCCAGAATAAAAGAGGACCATAAGAGGATCATCCTGCCGTCCATCGACAACATCAAGCACGACACCTTCGAGGTGGAGCGCTACGAGAACTCGGGCCACGGCTACAACTGGGAACTGTGGTGCATGTACATCAACCCGCCCAAGCAGTGGTGGGACGAGGGGGACATGTCCGCACCCATCAG GACTCCTGCCATGATCGGCTGCTCCTTCGTGGCCAACCGGGACTACTTTGGGGAACTCGGCCTGCTGGACTCGGGCATGGACGTCTACGGAGGGGAGAACATCGAGCTGGGCATCAGG GTTTGGCTCTGCGGCGGGAGCATGGAGGTGCTGCCTTGCTCCAGAGTGGCTCACATCGCTCGAATGAAGAAACCTTACCACAGCAACATCGCGTTCCACACCCGGCGCAACGCTCTGCGTGTGGCAGAGGTCTGGATGGACGAATACAAATCCAACGTTTACCTGGCCTGGAACATCCCCATGGAG AACCACGGCATCGACTATGGCGACGTTTCTCAGAGGGTCGCGCTGAGGAAGAATCTGCAGTGTAAGAGCTTCCAGTGGTACCTGGACAACGTTTACCCGGAAATGAGGAGGTACAATAACACGGTGTTCTACGGTGAG atCCGTAACTCCAAAGTGAGCCACCTGTGTATGGATCAGGGTATGAAGGAAAACCACACAGCCACCCTTCACCCCTGCCATGGCTGGGGTCCTCAG TTGGGACGCTACACCAAAGAGGGTCAGCTGTTCCTGGGTCCGCTGGGCAGCACCGGAGACGACACGCGCTGCGTGGTGGACGACCAGATCAGCAGCTTTCCCCAACTCCTGAACTGTGACAAGGTGACCAACGCCAAGCAGAAGACGTGGAGCTTCTCCCAG AACGACTCCATCGTAAACCGGGCCACGGGTCGCTGTCTGGAGGTGGTGCCGGCCAACGTTTACTTTGGCCACCTGCTGGTCCTGCAGCCCTGCTCGGGTCAGAGGTGGACCATCAAGAACGCTATGAAGCAATAG
- the galnt17 gene encoding polypeptide N-acetylgalactosaminyltransferase 17 isoform X1, whose protein sequence is MQPKITPESDSNAADKSSSHRRTAGSGCSSFPAAFRPADVTRRWRVLLLLNVLAVAGFMTFWAKCNTRSVQAVGPEAPADGRRPRANGTAQGPSVSHEVLLKRLSSLEDVVYRQLNGLSKSLGLIEGFGGRGKGGLPATLSPLEENDAKYLKEKYGYNAYLSDRISLDRTIPDHRPNKCRKVSYPRDLPQISLIFIFVNEALSVILRSVHSAVNHTPAHLLKEIILVDDNSDDEQLKGPLEDYVNKRYPGLVKIVRNQKREGLIRARIEGWKVATAEVTGFFDAHVEFTPSWAEPVLARIKEDHKRIILPSIDNIKHDTFEVERYENSGHGYNWELWCMYINPPKQWWDEGDMSAPIRTPAMIGCSFVANRDYFGELGLLDSGMDVYGGENIELGIRVWLCGGSMEVLPCSRVAHIARMKKPYHSNIAFHTRRNALRVAEVWMDEYKSNVYLAWNIPMENHGIDYGDVSQRVALRKNLQCKSFQWYLDNVYPEMRRYNNTVFYGEIRNSKVSHLCMDQGMKENHTATLHPCHGWGPQLGRYTKEGQLFLGPLGSTGDDTRCVVDDQISSFPQLLNCDKVTNAKQKTWSFSQNDSIVNRATGRCLEVVPANVYFGHLLVLQPCSGQRWTIKNAMKQ, encoded by the exons ATGCAGCCTAAAATAACCCCGGAGTCGGACAGCAACGCGGCGGATAAATCGTCTTCTCATCGGCGcactgctggttctggttgctcaAGCTTCCCTGCGGCTTTCCGTCCAGCTGATGTTACCCG AAGATGGAGGGTGTTACTGCTGCTCAACGTGCTGGCGGTCGCAGGGTTCATGACCTTCTGGGCCAAGTGCAACACCCGCAGCGTGCAGGCGGTCGGTCCGGAGGCTCCGGCTGACGGGAGGCGGCCCCGGGCCAACGGGACGGCGCAGGGGCCCAGCGTGAGCCACGAGGTGCTGCTGAAGAGGCTCAGCTCGCTGGAGGATGTGGTGTACCGGCAGCTAAACg GTCTGTCCAAGTCCCTGGGCCTGATCGAGGGCTTCGGCGGCCGCGGGAAAGGCGGCCTGCCCGCCACGCTTTCCCCGCTGGAGGAGAACGACGCCAAGTACCTGAAGGAGAAGTACGGCTACAACGCCTACCTGAGCGACAGGATCTCTCTGGACCGGACCATCCCGGACCACCGGCCCAACAA ATGTAGAAAAGTCAGCTACCCCCGAGACCTCCCTCAGATCtccctcatcttcatcttcGTCAACGAGGCGCTGTCGGTCATCCTGCGCTCCGTCCACTCGGCCGTCAATCACACGCCGGCTCACCTGCTCAAAGAGATCATCCTGGTGGACGACAACAGCGACGACG AGCAGCTGAAGGGACCGCTGGAGGATTACGTGAACAAGCGCTACCCTGGGCTGGTCAAGATCGTCAGAAACCAGAAGAGAGAAGGACTGATCCGGGCCAGAATCGAGGGCTGGAAGGTGGCGACGGCGGAAGTTACCGGGTTCTTTGATGCCCATGTGGAGTTTACTCCGTCATG GGCCGAGCCGGTGTTGGCCAGAATAAAAGAGGACCATAAGAGGATCATCCTGCCGTCCATCGACAACATCAAGCACGACACCTTCGAGGTGGAGCGCTACGAGAACTCGGGCCACGGCTACAACTGGGAACTGTGGTGCATGTACATCAACCCGCCCAAGCAGTGGTGGGACGAGGGGGACATGTCCGCACCCATCAG GACTCCTGCCATGATCGGCTGCTCCTTCGTGGCCAACCGGGACTACTTTGGGGAACTCGGCCTGCTGGACTCGGGCATGGACGTCTACGGAGGGGAGAACATCGAGCTGGGCATCAGG GTTTGGCTCTGCGGCGGGAGCATGGAGGTGCTGCCTTGCTCCAGAGTGGCTCACATCGCTCGAATGAAGAAACCTTACCACAGCAACATCGCGTTCCACACCCGGCGCAACGCTCTGCGTGTGGCAGAGGTCTGGATGGACGAATACAAATCCAACGTTTACCTGGCCTGGAACATCCCCATGGAG AACCACGGCATCGACTATGGCGACGTTTCTCAGAGGGTCGCGCTGAGGAAGAATCTGCAGTGTAAGAGCTTCCAGTGGTACCTGGACAACGTTTACCCGGAAATGAGGAGGTACAATAACACGGTGTTCTACGGTGAG atCCGTAACTCCAAAGTGAGCCACCTGTGTATGGATCAGGGTATGAAGGAAAACCACACAGCCACCCTTCACCCCTGCCATGGCTGGGGTCCTCAG TTGGGACGCTACACCAAAGAGGGTCAGCTGTTCCTGGGTCCGCTGGGCAGCACCGGAGACGACACGCGCTGCGTGGTGGACGACCAGATCAGCAGCTTTCCCCAACTCCTGAACTGTGACAAGGTGACCAACGCCAAGCAGAAGACGTGGAGCTTCTCCCAG AACGACTCCATCGTAAACCGGGCCACGGGTCGCTGTCTGGAGGTGGTGCCGGCCAACGTTTACTTTGGCCACCTGCTGGTCCTGCAGCCCTGCTCGGGTCAGAGGTGGACCATCAAGAACGCTATGAAGCAATAG